The Peribacillus simplex genome contains a region encoding:
- a CDS encoding hydrolase: MSNLELLTPENSALILIDFQPQMTFGVASIDRQTLMNNVMLLAKSAKAFNVPTILTTVETQSFSGYFWPQILDIFPNHEIIERSSMNSWEDTKFVEAVKATGRKKLIFAALWTEVCLAFPVLEAIKAGYEVYAVDDASGGTSLTAHNAAMRRVEQAGAIPVTAIQVLLEYQRDWARKDTYDAVMEIVKEHTGAYGQGVEYAYTMVHGAPPSRKI; this comes from the coding sequence ATGAGTAATTTAGAATTGTTAACCCCGGAGAACAGTGCATTAATTTTGATCGATTTTCAGCCTCAAATGACTTTTGGAGTTGCAAGCATTGACAGACAAACATTAATGAATAACGTTATGCTGCTTGCTAAATCAGCAAAAGCTTTTAACGTACCTACTATTCTAACTACAGTTGAAACACAAAGCTTTTCTGGTTATTTTTGGCCACAAATTCTTGACATATTCCCAAACCATGAAATTATAGAACGTAGTTCAATGAACTCTTGGGAAGATACAAAATTTGTTGAGGCAGTTAAAGCAACAGGTAGAAAGAAATTGATATTTGCAGCACTTTGGACTGAAGTTTGCCTTGCATTCCCTGTGCTTGAAGCAATTAAAGCTGGCTATGAAGTTTATGCAGTTGATGATGCTTCAGGTGGTACTAGTTTGACAGCACATAACGCTGCTATGCGTCGTGTAGAACAAGCTGGAGCAATTCCAGTGACAGCAATTCAAGTTTTACTTGAATACCAACGTGACTGGGCACGCAAAGACACTTATGATGCTGTTATGGAAATTGTAAAAGAACACACTGGTGCTTATGGTCAAGGCGTGGAATACGCATATACTATGGTACATGGCGCGCCTCCAAGCAGGAAAATATGA
- the ycaC gene encoding isochorismate family cysteine hydrolase YcaC, with amino-acid sequence MSDLYSRINKDDAVVLLVDHQTGLMAGLVRDYGVDEFKNNVLALAHTAKFFDLPVILTTSFENGPNGPLMQELVDLFPDAPKIARPGQINAWDNDDFVKAIEETGKKQLIIAGVVTDVCVAFPALSAIKAGYEVFAVTDASGTFSKQVAEAANTRMAHSGVQLMNWFSVACELQRDWRNDVEGFGNLLASNLPGYQNIIGSYMGAQRDLSKQNA; translated from the coding sequence ATGTCTGATCTCTATTCTCGTATTAATAAAGATGATGCTGTCGTTCTTTTAGTGGATCATCAAACTGGTCTTATGGCTGGACTAGTGCGTGACTATGGTGTTGATGAATTCAAGAACAATGTTTTGGCTCTTGCTCACACTGCTAAGTTTTTTGATTTACCTGTTATTTTAACAACAAGCTTTGAAAACGGACCTAATGGACCACTAATGCAAGAATTGGTTGATCTTTTTCCTGACGCGCCAAAAATAGCTCGTCCTGGACAAATTAACGCATGGGATAATGATGATTTTGTAAAAGCAATCGAAGAAACTGGAAAAAAACAACTTATTATCGCGGGCGTAGTTACGGATGTTTGCGTTGCATTCCCGGCACTTTCCGCTATAAAAGCTGGGTATGAAGTATTTGCTGTTACAGATGCTTCAGGAACTTTCAGTAAACAAGTTGCAGAAGCTGCCAATACGCGTATGGCACATAGTGGCGTGCAACTTATGAACTGGTTTAGCGTAGCGTGCGAATTACAACGCGATTGGCGCAACGATGTCGAAGGTTTTGGCAATTTACTTGCTAGTAATCTTCCAGGTTATCAAAATATAATTGGAAGCTATATGGGAGCTCAGCGAGATCTTAGTAAACAAAATGCATAA
- a CDS encoding NADPH-dependent FMN reductase, translated as MTKTIGLICGSLRKNSYNRIIAQSLTEMDDSHQFRWIEINNLPFFNEDLEISVPEAVTSFKSAIQDVDGIIIVSPEYNSGIPGVLKNALDWASRPRESAVLSRKPVGLIGATPGGLGTVYAQIQIREILEAMQAHVLPFQKVLISQVHEKIDSDQKVLTDEKTIRYLQLYLQQFINWIDKTPALD; from the coding sequence ATGACAAAGACCATAGGCCTTATTTGTGGTAGTTTACGAAAAAACTCTTATAATCGGATCATTGCTCAATCATTAACAGAGATGGATGATTCCCATCAATTTCGTTGGATTGAGATTAATAATCTACCTTTTTTTAATGAAGACTTAGAAATAAGTGTTCCAGAAGCAGTGACATCATTTAAATCTGCTATCCAGGACGTTGACGGTATCATTATTGTAAGTCCAGAGTACAATTCCGGAATTCCAGGCGTATTAAAGAATGCATTGGACTGGGCATCAAGACCTAGGGAATCTGCAGTTCTTAGTAGAAAACCGGTTGGTTTAATTGGTGCAACTCCTGGGGGATTAGGTACTGTTTATGCTCAAATACAAATCAGAGAAATACTAGAAGCTATGCAAGCTCATGTTCTTCCATTTCAAAAAGTGCTGATTTCCCAAGTACATGAAAAGATTGATTCCGATCAGAAAGTGCTTACTGACGAAAAGACAATACGTTATCTTCAGCTTTATTTACAACAATTTATAAATTGGATAGATAAAACTCCTGCTTTAGATTAA
- a CDS encoding ring-cleaving dioxygenase has protein sequence MSKKTMGIHHITAIVGHPQENVDFYSGVLGLRLVKKTVNFDDPGTYHLYFGNEGGKPGTIMTFFPWAGASQGKIGDGQVGVTSYVVPKGAMKFWKKRLESFDIPFTVRERFSEEYLEFDDPHGLHLEIVEREEGEVNTWTFGGVTPEVAIKGFGGATLLSAYPDKTAVLLENILGLELIGKEGDFARYRSSAEIGNVIDLKLMPIGRGTMGAGTVHHIAWRAKDDQDQLEWQKYVEENGYGVTPVRDRNYFNAIYFKEHGEILFEIATDPPGFAHDESQATMGEKLMLPEQYEEFRGQIKQSLLPFEVRELEL, from the coding sequence ATGAGTAAAAAAACGATGGGTATTCACCACATTACTGCAATTGTTGGTCATCCTCAAGAGAATGTTGATTTCTATTCAGGTGTATTAGGTTTACGTTTAGTGAAAAAAACTGTCAATTTTGATGATCCAGGTACCTACCATCTTTATTTTGGTAATGAGGGTGGAAAACCAGGAACAATCATGACTTTTTTTCCATGGGCAGGAGCTAGTCAAGGAAAAATTGGTGATGGTCAAGTAGGCGTTACATCTTATGTTGTTCCAAAAGGAGCTATGAAGTTCTGGAAAAAAAGACTGGAATCCTTCGATATTCCTTTTACTGTAAGGGAGCGCTTTAGCGAGGAATACTTGGAATTTGATGACCCTCATGGGCTACACTTGGAAATTGTTGAAAGGGAAGAAGGGGAGGTAAATACATGGACCTTTGGCGGGGTAACACCTGAGGTAGCTATTAAAGGCTTTGGCGGTGCTACTTTATTATCGGCCTATCCTGACAAAACGGCTGTATTGTTAGAAAACATATTGGGACTAGAATTAATAGGCAAGGAAGGCGACTTTGCACGTTACCGTTCTTCAGCAGAAATTGGCAATGTCATTGACTTAAAATTAATGCCAATAGGACGCGGGACAATGGGTGCTGGAACCGTACACCACATTGCATGGCGGGCAAAGGATGATCAAGACCAATTGGAATGGCAAAAATATGTTGAGGAAAATGGATATGGGGTAACTCCTGTACGAGATCGAAACTATTTTAATGCGATTTACTTTAAAGAACACGGGGAAATTCTCTTTGAGATTGCAACAGATCCTCCAGGATTTGCCCACGATGAATCCCAAGCGACGATGGGAGAAAAATTAATGTTGCCAGAGCAGTATGAAGAGTTTAGAGGGCAGATTAAACAAAGTTTATTACCATTTGAGGTAAGAGAATTAGAGTTGTGA
- a CDS encoding ring-cleaving dioxygenase, which yields MQKTTGIHHITAMVNDAQKSIDFYAGILGLRLVKKTINFDRPEVYHLYFGNETGQPGSVITFFPWPKQLKGRIGTGQVGVTSFIIPNQSIKFWENRLKKFRIRFIQSVRFGEKYLQFQDPDGLEIELVERNEGPKNNWSFGEVDSEVAIKGLGGAILISTQPNKTANVLEKVLGLECLGQEASFLRFKSEGQFGNTIDIKLTPSVRGLKGAGTVHHIAWRAKDEQELLRWRTLLQDKEYYPTEIRDRNYFKAVYFHEQGGILFEIATDPPGFSVDEAVAELGNKLMLPSWLEPKREELEEALPTVEVRVLEEDQS from the coding sequence TTGCAAAAAACAACAGGGATCCATCATATAACAGCAATGGTGAACGATGCCCAGAAAAGTATTGATTTTTATGCTGGCATACTGGGGTTAAGACTTGTAAAAAAGACGATAAACTTTGATCGTCCAGAAGTCTATCATCTTTATTTTGGAAATGAAACTGGTCAACCTGGATCTGTTATAACCTTTTTTCCGTGGCCAAAGCAGTTAAAAGGTCGAATTGGTACAGGACAGGTTGGAGTAACCAGTTTTATCATCCCGAATCAATCGATTAAATTTTGGGAAAATCGTTTGAAAAAATTTAGAATTAGGTTTATTCAATCAGTACGTTTTGGAGAAAAATATTTACAATTTCAAGATCCAGATGGTCTCGAAATTGAATTAGTGGAACGAAATGAAGGGCCAAAAAATAATTGGAGTTTTGGAGAAGTCGATTCAGAGGTTGCAATTAAAGGGCTTGGTGGTGCTATTTTAATTTCAACTCAGCCTAATAAAACTGCGAATGTGCTTGAAAAGGTATTAGGGCTCGAATGTCTTGGGCAAGAAGCGAGCTTCCTTAGGTTTAAATCTGAGGGTCAGTTTGGAAATACAATTGATATTAAACTAACTCCTTCGGTTCGCGGGTTAAAAGGGGCTGGAACTGTTCACCATATCGCATGGAGGGCAAAGGATGAACAAGAGCTTTTGAGATGGAGAACACTTCTTCAAGATAAGGAGTATTATCCGACTGAGATTCGTGATCGAAACTACTTCAAAGCTGTGTATTTCCATGAACAAGGCGGTATCCTTTTTGAAATAGCGACCGATCCGCCAGGCTTTTCCGTTGATGAAGCTGTCGCTGAGCTTGGAAATAAACTGATGTTACCATCTTGGCTGGAGCCAAAACGAGAAGAATTAGAAGAAGCCTTACCTACTGTGGAAGTTCGCGTTCTGGAGGAAGATCAATCATGA
- a CDS encoding alpha/beta hydrolase, which translates to MKHIFNEGKDITKPTLLLLHGTGGNELDLLPIAGRIDDEASVLSVRGNVLENGMPRFFRRLAEGVFDEEDLIFRTEELNQFLDDSAAKYNFDRENIIAIGYSNGANIAASLLFHYQNALKGAILHHPMVPRKGIVLPDLLGKSVFIAAGKNDPICSPMESTELQSLFEKANAKVEIHWENRGHQLTVDEVEAAAHWYRRVF; encoded by the coding sequence ATGAAACATATATTTAATGAGGGTAAAGATATAACAAAACCGACCTTATTATTACTACATGGTACTGGCGGAAATGAATTAGATTTATTACCTATAGCGGGAAGGATTGATGACGAAGCTTCAGTGCTAAGTGTCCGCGGAAATGTATTGGAAAATGGAATGCCTCGATTCTTTCGGAGATTAGCTGAAGGTGTATTCGATGAAGAAGATCTGATTTTCCGTACGGAAGAATTAAATCAGTTTCTTGATGATTCTGCTGCAAAGTATAATTTTGATCGAGAAAACATCATTGCTATTGGCTACTCAAATGGAGCTAATATAGCTGCTAGTTTATTATTTCACTATCAAAATGCATTAAAGGGAGCCATTCTCCATCACCCCATGGTACCGAGAAAAGGAATTGTTCTTCCTGATTTGTTGGGAAAGTCAGTATTTATTGCTGCTGGTAAAAATGATCCCATATGTTCGCCGATGGAATCTACTGAACTTCAATCCTTATTTGAAAAGGCTAATGCAAAAGTTGAAATTCATTGGGAAAATAGGGGGCATCAATTGACTGTTGATGAAGTTGAAGCTGCGGCTCATTGGTATCGTAGGGTCTTTTAA
- a CDS encoding alpha/beta fold hydrolase has protein sequence MAKFTVGNENHAPIELYYEDHGSGKPVVLIHGWPLSGRSWEYQVPALIEAGYRVITYDRRGFGKSSQPWEGYEYETFASDLHKLLEHLDLQNVTLVGFSMGGGEVARYISTYGTDRIEKAVFAGAVPPYLYKSEDHPEGALDDATIEEFKSGVINDRLAFLDKFTKGFFAAGNRTDLVSEPFRLYNRDIAASASPKGTLDCITAFSKTDFRKDLEKFDIPTLIIHGDSDATVPFELSGKRTYDSIPNSKLALIKGGPHGLNATHAKEFNEALLTFLKD, from the coding sequence ATGGCGAAATTTACTGTAGGTAATGAAAATCATGCTCCAATTGAACTTTATTATGAGGACCATGGTTCAGGGAAACCCGTTGTTTTAATACATGGTTGGCCTTTAAGTGGACGCTCTTGGGAATATCAGGTGCCTGCTCTTATTGAAGCAGGTTACAGAGTCATAACATATGATCGTCGAGGATTTGGAAAATCATCTCAGCCGTGGGAAGGATATGAATATGAGACATTTGCTTCTGATTTACATAAACTGTTAGAACATTTAGATCTTCAAAATGTCACACTTGTTGGTTTTTCTATGGGTGGAGGTGAGGTAGCTCGATACATTAGTACGTATGGAACAGATCGTATTGAAAAGGCTGTTTTTGCTGGAGCAGTTCCTCCTTATTTATACAAATCAGAGGATCATCCTGAAGGAGCATTAGATGATGCAACAATTGAAGAATTCAAAAGTGGCGTGATAAATGACCGCCTTGCATTTCTTGACAAATTTACGAAGGGATTTTTCGCGGCTGGCAATCGAACAGATTTAGTTAGTGAGCCATTCCGTTTATATAATCGGGATATTGCAGCTAGTGCATCACCTAAGGGAACGCTCGATTGTATTACTGCCTTTAGTAAGACAGATTTTAGAAAGGACTTGGAAAAGTTCGATATACCTACGCTTATTATTCACGGTGACTCTGATGCAACCGTACCTTTTGAGTTAAGTGGAAAACGTACATATGATTCCATTCCTAATAGTAAGCTCGCTCTAATAAAGGGTGGTCCGCATGGATTAAACGCAACTCATGCAAAAGAATTTAATGAAGCGTTACTAACATTTTTAAAAGATTAA
- a CDS encoding anti-repressor SinI family protein — MHYLNSKDLDREWAELIVCARELGISIDEIREFLNQSSRPDLK; from the coding sequence TTGCATTATTTAAATTCCAAAGATTTAGATAGGGAATGGGCAGAATTGATAGTATGTGCTCGAGAGTTAGGTATATCTATTGATGAAATAAGAGAATTCTTAAATCAATCTTCTAGACCTGATTTGAAGTGA
- a CDS encoding IS3 family transposase (programmed frameshift), whose amino-acid sequence MTKYSLELKLKAVLVYLEGMDSFRTVANQFNISLTPLKQWVAHYKEHGIDGLMSTYTNYDISFKMDVLNYMNDFGVSSTHAAAVYNIASPSTITNWLKQLEEYGVDALETKKKGRPSMKKETKKKPVEGSLEALQAENERLRAENAYFKKVESLSSRKRSVRTQKAKVVHELRGDFNLKLLLSVANLARSTYYYWINAFGRQDKYEEIKPVIQEIFHTNKGRYGYRRITLELRNRGISMNHKTVLRLMKELGLKCLVRMKKYRSYKGKIGKVAPNILNRNFKATKPNQKWVTDVTEFHLHGEKLYLSPILDLFNGEIIAYNIESRPVYPLVSKMLDQAFMRLESKDSPVLHSDQGWHYQMKQYSHDLKRHNIIQSMSRKGNCLDNAVIENFFGLLKSELLYLQKFDSMEHFKKELEDYIHYYNHRRIKVKLKGMSPVDYRVHALKVA is encoded by the exons TATCAGTTTGACTCCTTTAAAGCAATGGGTGGCGCATTATAAAGAACATGGGATAGATGGGCTAATGTCTACCTATACAAATTATGATATTAGCTTTAAGATGGATGTACTAAACTATATGAACGATTTTGGAGTGTCTAGTACCCATGCAGCTGCTGTGTATAACATTGCTTCTCCTTCTACCATTACTAATTGGCTAAAGCAATTGGAGGAGTACGGAGTTGACGCTCTTGAAACGAAGAAAAAGGGGCGTCCATCCATGAAAAAAGAAACGAAGAAAAAACCAGTAGAAGGGTCATTAGAGGCGTTACAGGCTGAAAATGAAAGATTACGTGCAGAGAATGCATATT TTAAAAAAGTTGAGAGCCTTAGTTCAAGAAAGCGAAGCGTCCGAACGCAAAAAGCGAAAGTAGTACATGAGCTAAGGGGAGATTTTAATTTAAAGCTACTTCTGTCCGTCGCAAATCTGGCAAGGAGTACCTATTATTATTGGATAAACGCCTTCGGGCGTCAGGATAAATACGAAGAAATAAAGCCAGTTATTCAGGAGATATTTCATACGAATAAAGGGAGATATGGGTATCGACGCATTACATTGGAATTACGTAATAGAGGGATTTCAATGAACCATAAAACGGTCCTTCGATTGATGAAGGAGTTGGGACTAAAGTGTCTGGTCCGTATGAAGAAATACCGTTCATACAAAGGCAAGATTGGAAAGGTTGCGCCTAATATCCTCAATCGTAATTTTAAGGCAACAAAGCCAAATCAAAAATGGGTTACGGACGTAACTGAATTTCATTTACACGGTGAGAAGTTGTATTTATCGCCCATTCTAGATTTATTTAATGGAGAGATCATTGCTTACAATATCGAATCACGTCCTGTTTATCCCTTAGTCTCCAAGATGCTAGACCAAGCCTTTATGCGATTGGAATCGAAAGATTCCCCCGTTCTCCATTCAGATCAGGGCTGGCATTACCAGATGAAACAATACTCACATGATTTGAAAAGACATAACATTATACAAAGCATGTCCCGCAAAGGAAATTGTTTAGACAATGCCGTCATAGAAAACTTCTTTGGCTTACTGAAATCGGAATTACTTTATTTACAGAAGTTCGACAGCATGGAGCATTTCAAAAAGGAACTGGAAGATTATATCCATTATTACAATCACCGACGAATCAAAGTAAAACTAAAAGGCATGAGCCCAGTAGATTACCGGGTTCATGCCCTCAAGGTTGCCTAA